One genomic segment of Komagataella phaffii GS115 chromosome 4, complete sequence includes these proteins:
- a CDS encoding Protein integral to the mitochondrial membrane → MFLARTVDKSAARFITAPDVCLKRCFSSTLGCLNNKPTFQFKTKKKTKEDLKEEEAQKRYQEALESGDRFRIWAAYARTNEYDRKALKWYILGYGAFILYGITYFKKAFAKEKEKEALVEKFQKEGTLSEWEHLRLKELNHDKLRTTDSIKLAEYHKLWDEYKMKLVKATSEEELAQIGEFDPKPEDISEYKEYQTKILPPKDLTELYNELASNYDSDINLEETLSFMGSKRKWLMKEIEGDVLEVACGTGRNIKYLDPTQISSITFLDASTKMLEIAKEKFRRQFPQFPRAAFVVGKAEDLLDITSKDDAVKYDCIVETFGLCSHYDPVKALKNMARLLKPGGRVILLEHGRGSYDFINNQLDSRADRHSKTWGCRWNLDIGELLDQSGLEIVEEKRHHFGTTWCVIAKNPGDTVKPKELGWYEKYFKPSNPSQEAQR, encoded by the coding sequence ATGTTTCTTGCAAGAACTGTGGACAAGTCGGCTGCAAGGTTCATTACTGCCCCTGACGTGTGCTTAAAGCGATGCTTCTCCTCAACATTAGGGTGCTTGAACAATAAgccaacttttcagtttaaaaccaagaaaaagacCAAAGAGGATTTAAAAGAGGAGGAGGCCCAGAAACGGTACCAAGAAGCACTGGAAAGTGGGGATAGGTTCCGTATTTGGGCAGCATATGCCAGAACGAACGAGTACGATCGAAAAGCTTTGAAGTGGTACATACTAGGCTACGGGGCATTCATTCTATATGGTATTACCTATTTCAAGAAGGCATTTGCtaaggaaaaagaaaaggaagcattggttgaaaaatttcagaaagaaggaactcTTTCTGAATGGGAACATCTCCGattgaaagagttgaatCACGACAAGTTGAGAACCACTGACAGTATCAAGCTGGCAGAGTATCACAAACTATGGGACGAATATAAGATGAAGCTGGTTAAAGCAACTTCTGAGGAGGAGCTAGCTCAAATCGGTGAATTTGACCCAAAACCAGAAGACATCAGTGAATACAAAGAATATCAGACCAAGATCTTACCACCTAAGGATTTGACTGAGCTTTATAACGAGCTGGCTTCCAATTACGATAGTGATATCAATTTGGAAGAGactctttctttcatgggaagcaaaagaaaatggctaatgaaagaaattgaggGAGATGTGTTGGAAGTTGCTTGTGGTACTGGAAGAAATATCAAATATCTGGATCCTACTcaaatttcatcaattacGTTCCTGGATGCATCCACCAAGATGTTGGAGATTGcgaaagaaaaatttcgTAGGCAGTTCCCTCAATTTCCAAGAGCAGCATTTGTTGTGGGAAAGGCAGAAGACTTGCTTGATATAACATCCAAAGACGATGCAGTTAAGTACGATTGCATTGTTGAAACATTTGGTTTATGTTCACATTACGATCCCGTTAAAGCGCTGAAAAATATGGCACGACTTTTAAAACCAGGCGGACGTGTTATACTGTTAGAACATGGCAGGGGATCCTatgatttcatcaacaatcAACTAGACTCTCGTGCTGATAGACATAGTAAAACTTGGGGATGTAGGTGGAACTTGGATATTGGAGAATTGTTGGATCAATCAGGTTTGGAGATAGTAGAAGAAAAGAGACACCACTTTGGTACGACGTGGTGCGTTATTGCCAAGAACCCCGGTGACACTGTTAAACCTAAAGAATTGGGATGGTATGAAAAGTATTTCAAGCCGTCTAATCCCTCTCAAGAAGCTCAAAGATGA
- a CDS encoding Karyopherin involved in nuclear import and export, with amino-acid sequence MDSVGASQIVAALEVIYSMTSSNDQRRQAQEFLEKIKLEEQSPYWGYQLALPDNNNEFVVRHFGLNLLQSAIHNDLESYDSTKRLAIRHWIVECANKVTPQDPHYIKEKIAHLWVSVAKRCWGTHLLRTSPTPNSINTKDKLTEAALDNIQLTEDEKLDSWISMDKDLLNLWTLNEVTRELALVIFRTLFEDIYLLDDPIAASRQMILTSLGAEIVTSEAILNLKFVPTESVRQFRAENQGWLLRWAEFFEECLGILYNNQSSPETIAKSENFCLKILQTLKTSLHWTFPIALRDAKILELLCKAFMLPRTQIRILATDCLHVLFTRSFSNEEDFADIVGSVFKTEGIEMLSQVYQSTILDPDDIDEQKYTLLKKLVEMIVGLGEYLGSTSSSSAASPHQLPDDSNIEAYLKLVLSTLNHDSLIISGLSLQFWCSLLRSDKLFQATHVELLLPDLIEACSNRLLDYTDLSEEHTSKKFLEVDFDTTSESKVFVSNYKKFLEDIIRISICCNPEFGLNWLNNRLNQFFSSELGVKALSEKKLKYKNEDAESYIYGVSQFHIIECAVRGVSRWEIWYDGSDLETKKQYYVRLVSDLCEKLLNLHINDPKLLRKQIQTLVQFTPLLKTISQLMFKVLESVINSTTYEYPENATDKEREDIRDLRTSSGTELNRLAYLIPQELKNILDQLEEVIANILSSDKVSDHEAVAFKSFLLVVSQRSMIEDSEQRFAKIVDPELAAWSDPATEKGLLELPWFMERLGIVKIAEYFQSRRMTVDTNLLEADMDAAGRALRTDLKKHWESVFPIRATRILIQYSIEKLDHQSEQFQKLLALWKPRVQPIIPHVLQLLSQIQAYHNPANWTDIPTEVQVFVKFTTLERFWQQGVSMQTKDAFMEENVKAIHTLRDFADNVGHIVRYTREYAYLTISSISELEETLYEIPNIATLLWKALAGDSVGITLYSWRHMFTIVMRAVFKNCPLRYVEPFLSELLPQMLPEVDKLLSTRWEKVYLRGMQTDGSGNDEALTEEMMEEHMLRQLTGSVDRMLIDLVGQWTNNKLSDRQMECRSVIFNNKNILAPFLQLICNIIMYKDTRCSFNAILIVRNILPDILLKDDEVDKYLADNLMKALLQVLMDEFFADAQLEAGLALAYLLDVLQRLLPTLTSKAIVGFETILTSSTSLRQQRNTFQQLIATVRNLDESALKTARDKQLENAVHRKKHESGINKDVMDDPYLENGALNGLFNENDT; translated from the exons ATGGACTCCGTTGGTGCTAGTCAGATAGTGGCGGCTCTGGAGGTCATATACTCCATGACATCTAGCAATGATCAAAGACGCCAGGCGCAAGAGttcttggagaagatcaagCTGGAGGAGCAGTCACCTTACTGGGGATATCAACTGGCTTTACCGGACAACAATAATGAATTTGTTGTAAGACATTTTGGCTTAAACTTATTGCAGTCCGCTATACATAATGACTTAGAATCTTATGATAGTACGAAAAGATTGGCGATAAGGCATTGGATCGTGGAATGTGCTAATAAGGTAACTCCTCAGGATCCCCATTAtataaaagaaaagataGCTCATTTGTGGGTTTCTGTGGCGAAGAGATGTTGGGGAACGCATTTATTGAGAACATCCCCAACCCCCAATTCAATCAACACGAAGGATAAACTCACCGAAGCGGCCCTAGATAATATTCAATTAACAgaggatgaaaaattagatAGCTGGATATCCATGGACAAAGATCTTCTCAATTTATGGACCTTAAATGAAGTCACTCGGGAACTGGCACTTGTGATATTCAGGACTTTATTTGAGGACATTTATTTATTGGATGATCCAATTGCAGCTTCCAGACAGATGATCCTTACCAGCCTGGGCGCAGAAATAGTCACTTCTGAAGCAATATTAAACCTGAAGTTTGTCCCCACGGAATCAGTTCGGCAATTCCGAGCGGAAAACCAAGGGTGGTTACTTAGATGGGCTGagttctttgaagaatgctTGGGAATTCTTTACAATAATCAATCATCGCCTGAAACTATTGCAAAATCGGAGAACTTCTGCCTTAAGATTTTACAAACTTTAAAGACTTCGCTGCATTGGACTTTCCCTATTGCTTTAAGAGATGCAAAGATACTGGAACTACTTTGCAAGGCGTTTATGCTTCCCAGGACCCAAATCAGGATCCTTGCAACAGACTGTTTGCATGTTTTATTTACAAGAAGTTTTTCCAATGAGGAAGATTTTGCTGATATTGTTGGCTCCGTGTTTAAAACTGAAGGAATCGAAATGCTTTCTCAAGTCTATCAGTCAACCATACTGGACCCGGACGATATTGATGAACAGAAGTACACACTGCTTAAAAAACTAGTCGAAATGATTGTGGGCCTTGGAGAATATCTGGGATCCACTTCCTCGTCGTCAGCAGCCTCACCTCACCAACTTCCTGATGACTCTAATATAGAAGCCTACTTGAAATTGGTGTTATCCACCCTAAATCATGATTCATTAATAATTTCAGGCTTATCTCTTCAGTTCTGGTGTTCGCTGCTCCGATCTGACAAGTTGTTTCAAGCTACTCATGTTGAATTGTTGTTGCCAGATCTAATCGAAGCTTGCTCCAATAGACTGCTGGATTATACAGATCTGTCAGAAGAACACacatcaaaaaaattcctTGAAGTTGACTTTGATACGACTAGTGAATCTAAAGTGTTTGTCAGCAACTATAAAAAATTCCTGGAAGATATAATTAGGATAAGCATTTGTTGTAATCCTGAATTTGGGCTGAATTGGCTGAACAACAGATTaaatcaatttttcagttccGAACTTGGAGTGAAAGCACTATCTgagaagaagctgaagtACAAAAACGAAGATGCTGAGTCGTATATTTATGGTGTCTCACAATTTCATATTATTGAATGTGCAGTGCGTGGGGTATCAAGATGGGAGATTTGGTACGATGGTAGTGATTTAGAAACGAAAAAACAATACTATGTTCGGTTGGTTAGTGATCTTTGTGAGAAGCTACTGAATTTACATATTAACGACCCAAAACTACTaagaaaacaaattcaaACCCTGGTCCAATTTACCCCGCTCTTGAAGACAATTTCTCAATTGATGTTTAAGGTACTGGAGAGTGTTATCAATTCTACTACTTATGAATATCCGGAAAACGCTACTGATAAAGAACGTGAGGACATTAGGGATTTACGTACCAGTAGTGGGACAGAGCTAAACAGGCTAGCATACTTGATACCacaagaattgaaaaacatTCTCGATCAGTTGGAAGAAGTGATTGCAAACATTTTATCTTCCGATAAAGTTAGTGATCACGAGGCTGTTGCTTTCAAATCCTTTTTATTGGTTGTGTCCCAAAGATCTATGATTGAAGACAGCGAACAAAGATTTGCAAAGATTGTTGATCCGGAGTTAGCTGCTTGGTCTGATCCAGCAACTGAAAAGGGACTTTTGGAACTCCCTTGGTTCATGGAAAGGTTAGGAATTGTGAAAATCGCTGAATATTTCCAGAGCAGAAGGATGACAGTCGACACAAACCTATTGGAGGCGGATATGGATGCTGCCGGAAGAGCCTTGCGAACTGACCTTAAGAAACATTGGGAGTCAGTATTTCCAATCAGAGCCACTCGAATCTTGATTCAGTACAGTATAGAAAAGTTGGATCATCAGTCGGAgcaatttcaaaagcttcTTGCATTATGGAAGCCTAGAGTCCAACCAATTATTCCACACGTATTGCAACTTCTATCACAAATTCAAGCATACCATAACCCAGCCAATTGGACTGACATTCCAACTGAAGTTCAAGTGTTTGTCAAGTTTACAACTTTGGAACGGTTTTGGCAACAGGGGGTTTCAATGCAGACTAAGGATGCCTTTATGGAAGAAAATGTGAAAGCCATTCACACTTTGAGAGATTTCGCAGATAATGTCGGCCACATTGTTAGATACACTCGGGAGTACGCATATTTAACAATAAGTTCCATTTCTGAACTAGAAGAGACGTTGTACGAAATCCCTAACATTGCTACATTGCTCTGGAAAGCATTAGCCGGTGATAGCGTGGGTATTACATTATATTCTTGGAGACATATGTTTACTATTGTGATGAGGGCTGTGTTTAAAAATTGCCCCCTGAGGTACGTAGAACCGTTTTTAAGTGAGCTGCTACCCCAGATGTTACCGGAAGTGGATAAACTTTTGAGCACTCGCTGGGAAAAAGTTTATTTGCGAGGAATGCAGACCGATGGTTCTGGAAACGACGAAGCTCTAACTGAAGAGATGATGGAGGAGCATATGTTGCGACAACTTACAGGCTCAGTGGATCGAATGCTAATTGATCTAGTAGGACAGTGGACAAATAACAAGCTAAGTGACAGACAAATGGAGTGCAGATCAGTCATCTTTAACAACAAAAATATTCTAGCTCCTTTTTTGCAGCTAATTTGCAATATTATCATGTACAAAGATACAAGATGTTCGTTCAATGCTATTCTAATTGTTAGGAATATTCTACCTGACATTTTActgaaagatgatgagGTAGACAAATACCTTGCTGATAACTTAATGAAAGCACTGCTACAGGTTCTGATGGATGAATTCTTTGCTGATGCTCAGCTTGAAGCAGGACTAGCGCTGGCTTATTTAC TGGATGTTCTCCAGAGATTGCTTCCAACACTGACTTCGAAGGCTATAGTTGGatttgaaacaattttAACCTCGTCGACTAGTCTAAGGCAGCAAAGAAACACATTCCAACAACTGATAGCCACAGTAAGAAACTTAGACGAGAGTGCATTAAAAACCGCAAGAGATAAGCAGCTGGAGAATGCAGTTCACAGGAAGAAACACGAATCTGGTATCAACAAAGATGTTATGGACGATCCCTACCTGGAAAATGGAGCATTAAATGGTTTattcaatgaaaatgatacCTAA
- a CDS encoding Nuclear pore complex subunit, part of a subcomplex also containing Nup53p, Nup170p, and Pse1p has product MTSEDKRLSRFSLPESEDKTLWLNNVPKRVIPSHLVKRSNRGFNIDSVKRNDNSNSSSSSNNKSAVNGYNYTSFGEQKSNQKSIPGSNKELGASGFLDEGLSDLPPRKSIYDFGSDDDDNVDHLEPEKHLFKTNDEIINDPRAFSNIFNPKPRFGSSTTAHSNNKAPFKETFSRDIPSNFKRENLEPITNGESAVLLFGYNDSSFESLIQRFSKFGEILEDFHIGTGISGFSTIGSSTPLKRKSKSSSTSRSVYPIFVGKQWVKITYDNPSSAIRALKENGVIVDDHMVGVIPYTKSALETLLNAKISDSDDIGDTLGNISFGSPSKPLASEGSDGLENNGFKPLSHASQSFKIKDGTQLFKSTAKEEELKKQKEAQQSVGLLGKVSQSLFGFSVV; this is encoded by the coding sequence ATGACCAGTGAAGACAAACGCTTGAGTAgattttctcttccagaatCGGAAGATAAAACGTTGTGGCTAAACAATGTTCCTAAAAGGGTAATCCCGTCCCACTTGGTGAAAAGGTCAAACAGAGGTTTCAACATAGATTCTGTAAAAAGGAACGACAACTCCAATTCTAGCTCGTCGTCCAATAACAAGAGTGCTGTTAACGGGTATAACTACACTAGTTTTGGTGAACAGAAATCCAACCAAAAGTCGATCCCTGGTTCAAACAAGGAACTAGGTGCGTCGGGATTCTTAGATGAAGGGTTGAGTGATCTTCCTCCGAGAAAATCAATCTACGATTTCGGAAGTGATGACGACGATAATGTTGATCATTTGGAGCCTGAGAAGCATCTGTTTAAAACAAATGATGAGATCATCAACGACCCCAGGGCATTCAGTAATATTTTCAACCCAAAGCCAAGATTTGGGTCTTCCACAACTGCACACAGTAATAATAAAGCTCCTTTCAAGGAAACATTTTCTAGAGATATACCTTCAAATTTTAAAAGGGAAAATTTGGAACCTATAACGAATGGAGAGTCGGCAGTGTTGTTGTTTGGGTACAACGATTCTAGCTTTGAGAGCCTGATACAAAGattttccaagtttggTGAGATTCTAGAAGATTTCCATATCGGCACAGGAATTAGTGGGTTTTCAACTATAGGAAGCTCTACGCCgttgaaaaggaagagCAAGAGTTCCTCAACCTCAAGATCAGTGTATCCTATTTTTGTTGGTAAACAGTGGGTCAAGATTACTTACGACAACCCATCATCAGCAATTCGTGcattgaaggaaaatggTGTTATTGTAGACGATCATATGGTAGGCGTAATCCCTTATACAAAATCTGCATTGGAGACTCTACTCAATGCTAAAATTAGTGATAGTGATGATATTGGAGACACTTTGGGAAACATTTCTTTCGGATCTCCCAGTAAACCCTTAGCCAGCGAGGGAAGTGACGGTTTGGAGAACAACGGATTCAAGCCTCTAAGTCATGCATCTCAATCGTTTAAGATCAAAGATGGAACCCAACTATTCAAAAGCACGgccaaagaggaagagctgaaaaaacagaaagaagcaCAGCAAAGTGTTGGTTTATTGGGTAAAGTATCACAATCTTTATTCGGATTTAGCGTGGTTTAA
- a CDS encoding Subunit of the RNA polymerase II mediator complex: protein MVTAVLFVNNATPSTITAFHDLISNELPTIEGKWSFQLKIFLNNKYSKPTSVASSQVPSRYLYTLQLSYLPGKAISIINNTKALVTTTQLKNEEKATNYDLEDTTEVDSVENDRLRNQFECGAATDATSDPWNVFISTKLQSLWNLKQTIKGEGGNSYVVSLGNITESKHEVFRVRTTNCFLHGVFKGFLIEIESLDSLEGDQDNEEKEKIAKMDDKQRLIYEFSVKINKIKRLIEVCDFPQGKLCFNVLSDSKLDHYSDLCQQYSDALQF, encoded by the exons ATGGTCACTGC AGTGCTCTTTGTCAACAATGCCACCCCTTCTACTATCACGGCGTTTCATGATCTCATCTCCAATGAGTTACCAACGATAGAAGGAAAGTGGTCCTTTCAACTCAAAATATTCTTGAACAACAAATACTCCAAACCAACCTCCGTGGCTTCCTCTCAAGTTCCAAGCAGATATCTTTATACTTTGCAATTGTCCTATCTGCCAGGAAAAGCCATTTCAATCATCAATAATACCAAAGCGCTAGTGACAACTACTCAGCTGAAAAATGAGGAAAAAGCAACTAATTATGACCTTGAAGACACTACAGAAGTGGACTCCGTAGAAAACGATAGGCTAAGAAATCAATTCGAATGTGGAGCAGCTACCGATGCTACAAGTGATCCTTGGAACGTCTTCATTTCGACAAAGTTACAAAGTTTATGGAATCTCAAGCAGACAATCAAGGGAGAGGGAGGAAATTCATATGTCGTGTCATTGGGTAATATTACAGAGTCGAAACATGAAGTGTTCCGTGTGAGGACTACAAACTGCTTTTTGCATGGGGTTTTTAAGGGATTTCTTATCGAGATAGAATCTTTGGATAGTCTAGAAGGCGATCAGGACAAtgaggaaaaggaaaaaattgcCAAAATGGATGACAAACAAAGGCTGATTTATGAATTCAGTGTGAAAATCAATAAGATCAAAAGACTCATTGAGGTGTGTGATTTTCCCCAGGGGAAATTGTGCTTTAATGTATTGAGTGATAGTAAGTTGGATCATTATAGTGACCTATGCCAACAGTATTCAGATgctcttcagttttga
- a CDS encoding 66S preribosome component MAK16, whose amino-acid sequence MSDEVIWDVINNQFCSFKVKTKQDQNFCRNEYNVEGLCSRKACPLANAQYATVKNIDGKMYLYMKTVERAHLPSKTWERVKLSKNYKKALKQIGEHLIYWDKYIIDKCKQRLTRLTQVVITQRRIAMEDDERQYVSVKKKVKRRELVRERKALIAAKLERAIESELLDRLKSGAYGDRPLNVDEDVWRKVLGIVGDANGDQLQEDEDEDSDVGQVEYVEDEDEDEMVDLEDLEKWLGDASDRESDNVSDESDDEELSGEDSDDKHSGKRAKGKTANNKRRRTHVEVEIEEEPLQTNIAI is encoded by the coding sequence ATGTCTGATGAGGTTATTTGGGATGTCATAAACAACCAGTTTTGTTCGTTCAAAGTCAAGACGAAACAGGACCAAAACTTTTGTCGAAACGAATACAATGTGGAAGGTCTCTGTTCCAGAAAAGCATGTCCTTTGGCTAATGCTCAATATGCCACCGTCAAGAATATAGATGGGAAGATGTATCTGTACATGAAGACAGTCGAAAGAGCACATTTGCCTTCTAAAACCTGGGAACGAGTCAAGTTGAGCAAGAATTACAAGAAAGCACTAAAGCAAATTGGTGAACATTTGATTTACTGGGACAAATACATAATTGACAAGTGCAAGCAAAGACTGACACGTTTGACACAGGTTGTCATTACCCAAAGAAGAATAGCCATGGAGGATGATGAGAGACAGTATGTCAGtgtgaagaagaaggtgaagagAAGAGAACTGGTCAGAGAGAGAAAAGCTCTGATTGCTGCCAAATTGGAGAGGGCTATCGAGTCTGAATTATTGGATAGACTGAAGTCCGGAGCATATGGTGATAGACCCCTCAACGTTGATGAAGACGTTTGGCGTAAGGttcttggaattgttgGTGATGCCAACGGCGATCAATTGcaagaggatgaagatgaagactCTGATGTCGGTCAAGTTGAATACGTTGAAGACgaggatgaagacgaaatggttgacttggaagacttAGAAAAATGGTTGGGAGATGCTTCAGACAGGGAGTCCGACAATGTTTCTGATGAGTCTGACGATGAGGAGCTCTCTGGtgaagattctgatgatAAGCATTCCGGGAAGAGAGCCAAAGGTAAAACCGCAAATAataaaagaagaagaactcaTGTCGaggttgaaattgaagaggagCCCTTACAAACAAATATTGCCATTTAG